The following proteins come from a genomic window of Lycium ferocissimum isolate CSIRO_LF1 chromosome 4, AGI_CSIRO_Lferr_CH_V1, whole genome shotgun sequence:
- the LOC132053537 gene encoding heavy metal-associated isoprenylated plant protein 39-like isoform X3: MKKFILIKLDLQDAREKRKALKTVSALSGIDEISMDMKGKKLTIIGTVDPVSVVSRLRKFWWTEILIVGPAKEPEKKEKPKKEEPKKEEIKKEVEPPKEEPKQEEPPKEAKKEEPPKEEAKKEEPPKEETKKEDPKKEEEEEEKEEAPKKEEAKKAQPHPQPQPQPFPPAAYRPYYPPMNTYYQHVHHSMEENPNACTIC, from the exons ATGAAG AAGTTTATCCTTATCAAACTGGATTTACAAGATGCTAGAGAAAAGCGAAAGGCCTTGAAGACAGTCTCCGCTCTTTCAG GAATCGATGAGATTTCGatggatatgaaaggtaagaAGTTAACCATCATTGGGACCGTTGATCCAGTGAGCGTAGTGAGCAGATTACGTAAGTTTTGGTGGACAGAGATACTCATAGTAGGACCAGCTAAAGAgccagagaagaaagaaaaaccgAAAAAAGAAGAACCTAAGAAGGAAGAAATTAAGAAAGAGGTGGAGCCACCTAAGGAAGAACCAAAGCAAGAGGAACCACCCAAAGAAGCAAAGAAAGAGGAACCACCTAAGGAGGAAGCAAAGAAAGAGGAACCACCCAAAgaggaaacaaaaaaagaagatcctaaaaaagaagaagaagaagaagaaaaggaagaagcaCCCAAAAAGGAAGAAGCGAAGAAAGCACAACCACATCCTCAACCACAACCACAACCTTTTCCACCAGCTGCTTATAGGCCATATTATCCTCCTATGAACACATATTACCAACATGTCCACCACAGCATGGAAGAGAATCCTAATGCTTGCACTATCTGTTAA
- the LOC132053537 gene encoding heavy metal-associated isoprenylated plant protein 39-like isoform X1 — protein MFMAELEYPRGSSESLSSKSYSIYKFILIKLDLQDAREKRKALKTVSALSGIDEISMDMKGKKLTIIGTVDPVSVVSRLRKFWWTEILIVGPAKEPEKKEKPKKEEPKKEEIKKEVEPPKEEPKQEEPPKEAKKEEPPKEEAKKEEPPKEETKKEDPKKEEEEEEKEEAPKKEEAKKAQPHPQPQPQPFPPAAYRPYYPPMNTYYQHVHHSMEENPNACTIC, from the exons ATGTTCATGGCGGAGCTAGAGTATCCGAGGGGTTCATCTGAATCTCTTTCGTCGAAAAGTTATTCTATATAT AAGTTTATCCTTATCAAACTGGATTTACAAGATGCTAGAGAAAAGCGAAAGGCCTTGAAGACAGTCTCCGCTCTTTCAG GAATCGATGAGATTTCGatggatatgaaaggtaagaAGTTAACCATCATTGGGACCGTTGATCCAGTGAGCGTAGTGAGCAGATTACGTAAGTTTTGGTGGACAGAGATACTCATAGTAGGACCAGCTAAAGAgccagagaagaaagaaaaaccgAAAAAAGAAGAACCTAAGAAGGAAGAAATTAAGAAAGAGGTGGAGCCACCTAAGGAAGAACCAAAGCAAGAGGAACCACCCAAAGAAGCAAAGAAAGAGGAACCACCTAAGGAGGAAGCAAAGAAAGAGGAACCACCCAAAgaggaaacaaaaaaagaagatcctaaaaaagaagaagaagaagaagaaaaggaagaagcaCCCAAAAAGGAAGAAGCGAAGAAAGCACAACCACATCCTCAACCACAACCACAACCTTTTCCACCAGCTGCTTATAGGCCATATTATCCTCCTATGAACACATATTACCAACATGTCCACCACAGCATGGAAGAGAATCCTAATGCTTGCACTATCTGTTAA
- the LOC132053537 gene encoding heavy metal-associated isoprenylated plant protein 39-like isoform X2: MHTKKFILIKLDLQDAREKRKALKTVSALSGIDEISMDMKGKKLTIIGTVDPVSVVSRLRKFWWTEILIVGPAKEPEKKEKPKKEEPKKEEIKKEVEPPKEEPKQEEPPKEAKKEEPPKEEAKKEEPPKEETKKEDPKKEEEEEEKEEAPKKEEAKKAQPHPQPQPQPFPPAAYRPYYPPMNTYYQHVHHSMEENPNACTIC; this comes from the exons AAGTTTATCCTTATCAAACTGGATTTACAAGATGCTAGAGAAAAGCGAAAGGCCTTGAAGACAGTCTCCGCTCTTTCAG GAATCGATGAGATTTCGatggatatgaaaggtaagaAGTTAACCATCATTGGGACCGTTGATCCAGTGAGCGTAGTGAGCAGATTACGTAAGTTTTGGTGGACAGAGATACTCATAGTAGGACCAGCTAAAGAgccagagaagaaagaaaaaccgAAAAAAGAAGAACCTAAGAAGGAAGAAATTAAGAAAGAGGTGGAGCCACCTAAGGAAGAACCAAAGCAAGAGGAACCACCCAAAGAAGCAAAGAAAGAGGAACCACCTAAGGAGGAAGCAAAGAAAGAGGAACCACCCAAAgaggaaacaaaaaaagaagatcctaaaaaagaagaagaagaagaagaaaaggaagaagcaCCCAAAAAGGAAGAAGCGAAGAAAGCACAACCACATCCTCAACCACAACCACAACCTTTTCCACCAGCTGCTTATAGGCCATATTATCCTCCTATGAACACATATTACCAACATGTCCACCACAGCATGGAAGAGAATCCTAATGCTTGCACTATCTGTTAA